The genomic window CTTCTAATGTGCTGTCCTTGCCTTCTTTCATTCGCTCAAAGAAGATAGCTTGAAATTCTTGTGGAATCTCATTGATAATGAATTTTTCCATCATTTTTTCTTCAACATGTGCAAGCATTTGTTTAAGCTCAGGGCTCGCATGCTTTACCGGAGTTTTAATATCGCCAATAAACACTTCTGCAAAGTCGTGATTGATGGTTTTTTCATATAACGATTTCCAATTTACCGTAGCTCCATTCATTTCCTCAAGTGTAGCGAAGAACATGGCGTACTGTGATACCTTCCAAGAGTGAGCAGCCACATTATGCTCTTCAAATTTGAAGCGTCCAGGGCAACGAATAATACGCTCTAGGTCATTAAGGCTTGTAAAAAATTGATGAATTCCTATAAAAATCACTCCTTTTCGTTCTATATGTGCATGTTACTATAATCCATACCCTCTTTGTGCAGATTTCAAACAATTTAACAATGATTCAATTTGCGTTTACAAATGATTCACAATTGCCGATAAAGCACGCATATGTTGGGTGCT from Lysinibacillus sp. G4S2 includes these protein-coding regions:
- a CDS encoding YfbR-like 5'-deoxynucleotidase encodes the protein MIFIGIHQFFTSLNDLERIIRCPGRFKFEEHNVAAHSWKVSQYAMFFATLEEMNGATVNWKSLYEKTINHDFAEVFIGDIKTPVKHASPELKQMLAHVEEKMMEKFIINEIPQEFQAIFFERMKEGKDSTLEGRLLEFADKLDQFYEAFAELKRGNTDKEFVYMYQTALTKLLVIPLEASVHYFRTEILKDAVKEKTHIDIQALTNEVLTSN